The genome window CTGAACCTGAAGACTGTGGATCTACACCTCACAACACTAGTAACCAATGTCAGTACATGTCAGTGTACTTAATTTAGTGGCATAgaataaagggacagttcacccaaaaaatattttattatttacccaCATGTCgttacaaatctgtatgactttctttcctctgtggaacacaaaagaagatattttgaagaatgtaagtaacaaaacaacattagaccccattgacttccattatatggacaaaaccactgaaacatttctcaaaatatcttcttttgtgttccacagaagaaagagtcatgtgcaggttttttattttaggctgaactatctctttaagaagCATCTATGCATCACTTCATATGCGGTGTAGGGAAGTTTTGGTGGACGCAGACAAGATTCTTGAATATCCCCCCATGTGCAGGTGGTCAGTCAAAATTATAGCTCCCCCAAAGTCTTatcattttgtgaaaatgttacCAAGTTGGATTGCTAAGGATGCATAATACGATATTTTATGAAGTGTTagtgtttattctttattctaACCTACAATACCCTACATGTAGCTAACTCTACATATAAGATGTCATACGTCCACTTTAACAAAGGAAAAACTGCATACATCAGCGTGACTTGGCATTCAGTTCCAAGGATAAGACCTCTTGATGACACCCTGAAAGACTTGAAGAACAAACGGCCAGTAGATCTATCTGGATGTTCTTCTCAATTACTAGCACCCCAGATCTCTCCAGAATAAAATAATCTAATGTATGACTTATCCTATGAGTTCTCAGGCTTTATCACCTCAGCAAAATGGCAAGAGATTGcaaagagaaaatgagagatACAGAGGTAGAgaaagtaagagagagagagcttgagAGAGATGGAGGGAGGTGGGGGTCTGGGAGTGCACGTCAGCACTGCTGAGACGAACCTCATTTTCCAAGACCATCTGTTACCAGTCCCTGAGCTGAAAGCTCCATTTATGTCATTCTTACCACTGCCACACAAGCAAAGCAGAGCAGGATCATGGGTCCTCTTCTCGCAGCGGTGCTGCTCACACAACATACCTGAACCTTTACCAGTGCTATCTGTTATTTTGACAATGAAATGGCATGTTTGTGGAATAAAGGAAAATATATAGACTCTGCTAAGGATGCTGTTTGGTTGGATATTGGTCCTAATATAACAGCTTCCTTGTGAAGGCATTAGATGTTAGAACATGACTGCAGggatttgcttttatttaaatacaagaACATCACTAAGGTCAGGCACTGCTGtggaccgaattttcattttggggtgaactatccgtttaatTAGAAAGGGGTTTCCGCATttggtgtattttttattgagaTAAGGTTTGTCTAAATACAACAATGTGGTTTGGATTATTTATACCATCAGTGTGTACATCAATGCCTGCAGAGACAGATCTGAAACCGTTTAAACGCTTTGCTCAGTTATTTCTGATTTACAGCATTAAACTTTCAAAGCAACAGCTGCCAGAACTGTTAGACTGTGCAATTTTACAATTGAAGTCTGAAGTGCAGcaaaagaaacagaagaaaaggACTGATGGTGAATAGCTAAGAAACAGAGAATAAACGCAGCGGGGAATCAAGAAGTAGGCACAGAAAATAGAAAAGGCCATGCATGCTGTGTTCAAAGCACTGAGTGAAAACTGAGCAGTAGTTTACCTGCCTGACTATTTCCTATTGATGGGTGCTGGATTGTTTGCACTGCTGTGGCTGACTGAGACCTTCCTTTAATCAATTTGCGGGGAGATCACGCTGTAACCTTTGCTGCAGGATGCAGGGGTGGTGAGGAGATATCGAACGCCAGGCCGCCCACACACTGTACCTGTATTGAAAAAATGTCTGGTTAGCCTAacctggtaaccgaacaacataaaaacacactaaGGAGGGGAGAGTCTTTCCTGCATAATAAACGAAAACACTGTGGTCtacaaaacactgtaaacattttaaaaagcagattttTGCTAATCTTAACCTAGTGCTTCCTGAACCTTTTACAGTGGCATACCCCTCCAAACAAAAACATCTTACTGTTTATCGATTTTCTCTAGAATAACATACACACAGTACAGGCACACAAACACTTTGTTAATATAGCATATCGTctctgtccttccaaaacctgtgatgtccaaattcacagttcttcaggaaatggaaaaacattgtactttttaaatgattaaatactatTTTGCCAAAATTGagaagcactttttaatactttgctAGATATTGCAAAACTACGAAAtacaaggtttcaaaaggacagcagtgatatgcAATATGGTGCAATATATAgtacaatgttaaaaataatgcaacacatgcatttaaataaagcatcaTTGAATCAAATTTGTCATTTGTCAAATCAATGGATTTTGAATAAAAGACCTATTAATAATATGCTTGTGAGTAACTTCATCCAAGTACAAAGAACCTCCTCGTAGTAAAAGTTTATTATGCATTACATTAGGGATGTTTCCACATTTATTAGTAGAGTCAGAATGGTGTTTACAAAACACAGCTCCCTGTTTACTTGTATGTGTCTGGGTACTCTTTCCCTATCCAACATACTTtaatgtgatagttcacccaaaaataaaaattctcatcatttactcagcatCTTGTCATATTaaatctttatgactttctttcttctgcagaacacaaaagcagatcatttgaagatagttggtaaccgaatagcattggtccccattcacttctattgtatggacacaaaaaagtCTATTGGGACCAGTTAACAACATAATTCTAAATATGTGTTCTGTGcaataaagaaagtcatttttgaaATGACTAAAGGGtgttttttttgggtgaactatcactttaattggTCAATGTTGCATCTATGTATGGGGGAGTAAATGTATAGCAaatccagttatttataaatgcataacatGTTATTCTCCCTTATATGTTTCTACTAAAGGTATAATGATTGGCAAATTTCACTAGACCATGTTTTTCACATTGACACTAGCATTGTGCATGTTTTATACCTGTGGGAATTCCATAAGCTTGAATGTTTAGTCTTTATCTATCATGAAAAACGTTGTGTACccccatcatcatcatctcaaaaattgcatttttatgttgaTATTCAAAAAACTGCTCATGTTAGTATCTCAAAGAAATTTGTTTCCTCTGTGAGCAGTTTAGCACAATTCAAACATACTTCCAGCAGGTCAGATGCCAGCCGTGTAGCTTCCATTAATATAAAGTGGAAAGTTGTCTGCTTTCTCCGGGCATTTCAAAAGCATTGGTTCTCACCGTACGGGAAATTGTCTCACATTCAAAGTTGGTGGGTTACTCAAAATATTTCTGTATCTGAACAGAATAGAGCCAAGGAGACCTCGTGTTTTGTTCTTCTCAGCGCACAGAGACAGACACCAAGGACGCTTCAACTCGTTCGACCTACTTAAGAGTTGGTCAAAGTAAAGTGTGTCATATGCTCAGtttcacagaaagaaaaaacaagccTCTTAAAAGTAGACTTGCATCCAAACATCCAGCAGCATCATGGCATTCTGTAATGTTAAGATCACCACTGCAGTTTAAGTGCATTATAAAAAGTAAGTTTTAACTATTCACTGCCTTTGACTGGTCTGCTAAGAGCATCATAATACAGTCAGTATGGTCTGATGGACTTAAACAGTCAGAGAATTCTCAAAGTGGTGTTGTCATTCTCATCATTTATATTAGTATATTTTCAATGTGGCTTTTATTCTACATGTGTTGGGGTTAaatgtgctgtgtgtaattttttggaggatctattgacagaaatgcagcgTAATTTACAGAACTTTGTCTTCAGTGGTGtaaaaagaccttacataatgaagctttatgtttttactaccttagaatgaactatttctatctacaaacacCAGGGGTGTGTTATCTCTTCCCTGCAAATACAGGTCAAATCTTTTATCGAATAAAATTCTCTCCCATGTATCACCTGCTTTTGACCACCAAAAGTAGGTATAGTAAATGTTAAGAATCAACGTCCTTCAATAGCCAATGTCCAGTcccaaaagaaaatgttaacacAAGAATGTAAGGACTTTAAACATATAACCTCAAAAACAATCATCTGTATGCATCTTCCTCATCAAGGACTTTTACGTCTCTTATGCAAATTCTTCTAAAAGGTCGTGGTCGTTGTGATGACACTGCTAACACGTAGTTTTTATGCTGACCACTTGCTTTGTGCTTTAAAGCAAGTTAAACACCAGGCCAAGGATGAAAACCACCGGCTGTAATCTGCTTTCAAAACAGCTTTACACTTGCCATCGAGACCACGACACTCCTCGCGCGCTTGTGTAACAACAAAGCAGAAGGAAAGCCTCACTCTCCTGCTATTGCCATACACAAAGTACACGGGATTCGGCATCAGAACAAGAAATAATTCAACGccatattaattatatatatttctcaGTCGAGATTGGTTTAGAAAAGCCGAACTGGCAGAAGGCAGGTTTGCAGCAGCGGAGGAGCGCGAGCGTTTTGACATATTAAATGACTGCAGACAGTGATGCTCGCCGCGCTCTGCATTCAGCCCACGTTTCCGGAACATTCTAAGCGCGCTCCTGTGGCTCTGCCTGACCCACCGCCAGCCCTCCTCAGATCACATTCAAAGTGATTGTGCTGTTCAATATTTCATTGACATCAGCCTCAAAGATTGTTGCTACAGTGACACCAGAGATAATTATTTTTTACCAGtcttttttcagatgtttttaccCCCTCCGCTCCCTGGCTCCAGCCATTCCTGTGGAGAATTGTTCTGCATAAATCAGCTGGTGGAATATTGAATCAGCCTCACCACAGggaatgtgttttgtgtgtggtaCGTGTGACTGATTAATACAGAGTAAAGGCGCAAAACCGGGTATGTAGCGCCCCCTATTGGTGGCTCTGGTTGTGAAAAGTTTCCGCAATGTCTGGATTTGATTTGAATCCGGTTTCAGGTGTAACAGAAATTCCCTCCCTATCTCAAAACGCGTATAGCCTTGAAAGCAGCTATAATCAGTGTGACGATATAATTGCTGCATATTGCCCAAGGTAAGGACATCTGCCAGGCAAATAATgttataatgcaatgcaaaccTCAGAGATCCTTTGGGGAACCACCATTGTTATCCGCTGTGATTATGTGCATATTTAATAGCTGTTTACAGGCATGCTAATGAAATGCTCTTCAGAGAATGTCGAACAGGTCTTGTACGCACGTTGCATAATATCcataaagctgaataaatgGCCCACATTCCAGGCTCTAATCAACAGTTTCATTAAGGCCATTTCAAATTAATCTAAATGCCAATGAAACCTTGAAAGCAACAGTTGAATTTCAACTACATCTTTTTTAATCATCAAACGAAACTCTTGCtacgtttttttttgtttaagttgCAGTTTCATAACtgcaaaatgaaatgtgaagtGTTACATATTGCCAAATGATATTGCCAAGCATGTTGCGGAGATCGGTGCATGACTAGCGCCTGCTTTGCAATGCACCTGCGTGTTGTCAATAAAATATTCCTAGGAGAAATGCAATGCCTTGAGGAAGAAACACAAAGCGGCATAAAATACTCAAGATTTCCCCCTCCCGCGTGTAGTGTTTTATGAATCACAAATCACTAGGCCAAAACATAGCTCCGTGCACACAAGACCCGGGGTTAATTTGGTTACATGCGAAGGCCTGAAGACATAATTTGAACTGTCAAGccattttttcagtttttcatcaTGAGTCGGACCTTGAACAGGTCAGGGGACATCTTTTGCAAATTAATAACATGGGCAGAAAAACAGTCATGATCGGATATGTTAAATAAAGGCTATTAGATAAATGTGTACGGTAAGAACGATAAAAGACTGCAAGTGCTTCATTAACACAAGATGAACTTGGTGCCTTCAAGAAGAAACATTGGCCAACCATTGATTTTGCTCTGCTGTTAGTCCAAGTAAATCTATAAAGATCTTCACACATTAAGACAATGCTAaatcagaacacattttcttttttggcatAGTATTGAGTAAAATATCACTAGCAAGCCACTAAAACATGATACTTTAAAAAAGCCTAAATGATTATATTGCATAATTATAGCGTGTGAGCAATTAACACTTAGTTAATATAGTACGCAAGCTGAAAGACATCGTGAGACGCAGCTTAAGTTAGTTGGAATTTCCACAGAACCATTGTCTTTCAGTGTGTGAAGACAGAACAGCTAATGTAAGAAATTCAAGCAAAAAAGACCTTTatccattttttaaagaatttattcGTTGACGACGTACAAGAACATTTTCAGGATGATGGTCTTCCCTGAAGGTCTTACTGTAAGAGCAAACAAAGGAGAATTTGTGAGAATTACATTACACATCACAGCATATGAAACTACAGGAGAACTATTACACACACCTACGCATCTACCTacacaactttattttatatctcAAACGCTCACTTCAATAAACTTAACAGGGTAAGGAACCGACTGTTCTGAATATTCCAGTGGGGACTGTGACTATTGGAGACAAGCAGTATAGTGGCCAGTTCATCTCAAACAAGTGAATGCTAACCACACAGCATGCTAAAAATTAATACTGGTTTATAATGGAATATTAAATGGAACAATAGAAGTTCTACACAAGAAAGCTGATATTTCATCCAAGTTAGAAATACAAGTTTCTTTGCAAATATCTGCAAGTAGGGCAAAGCATTGGGGTTTAACATGCAAAGCACTTCTTTTAGTAAACGGTAAAAGTGGATCACATCAGCACACCATGCCGATTTCCTCTCTACCTTCTCCTGAAACCTCATTTCTCTCACTTCTGTAAACATCAGAGGGAGGCAGAAGAGGGCAAAAgattgaaaacaaatgagatCTTTGAACTATAAAATCTAAAACTGCTCTCTGTAATATAGAAGTACATGCTGGGAATGTAAAACATACTCTGTAAAGTCTACGGGACGTTACAGGAATATAAATTAGATCTACAGGATTACTATGTCGTCGAGGATTTCACTACTAGTAGTATATCATACAAGCGCAATACTCTTATGCTTCTTATGAGAGATATAATATACAAATGGCTAATGAATTACTTCTAACCAAGCCATATAGCACACAACCCTATTATGATCAATTGCATTAGCAATCAACATTGCAACTAGATGGTTGGAGTTAACTTTACAAATCATTCCAGTCTCTCCTTCCACAGCAGTTAGTCTACTTGTGGAAGAATTTACCTTCTACAATCCAGATGTACATTTGACAAAAGGAGAAAGATgacaaattatatattaaaatcacGGCAGGGTGTAAAATAAAAGATCCATGGACAGCCAAAAGAATAAATGGGACTGAGGCAGAAACGGAGTTCTAGCAAACATTACCTTCTTTCCAGAAGCACCAACAGAGGCTTTCTTGATTCCCCTAACTTTCTTCATTCTGTTCTTGCGTTCCTTGCGCTGTTTTCTGGATGTCTTTTTCCTTTCATACAGACCATgctaaaaagaaacattatatGCCAAGTCAAGCATCGTACAAAACCACTGTGTCAACTTGAATGTGTAAGGGTCACCATAGCATTACTAGCTAGAGCTAAAAGTCATCAAAggattaaaaataatatgatCAGTCAGTGGCATACCCTCTGCAGCCTGTATTTGGGCTCATTTTTCTTGGCGTAGTCCAGCGAGTCGTAAACCATGGCAAACCCTGTCGTCTTGCCACCGCCAAACTGAGTTTTGAAGCCGAAGACGAACACCACATCTGGGGtggttttgtacatttttgctaGTTTTTCCCTGATCTCAGTCTTTGGGACTGTTGCTCTGCCTGGATGCAGGACATCACAAACCTAAAACAAAAAGATGGAGAGCAAATGCATGTTAAAATGTCGACGAGCACTGTTAACTTCGATCGGCCGCAATTCGCCACACACTTACCATTTGCTTCCTCTGAAGCAGCCGGTTTGTCATAAACTTTCTGGTCCTGACAGTGACAGTGTCATTCTGCAAAAAGACACATGTAAGTATTGTGGTCAATTCTCATAAATGTAGTGATTCCTTCTCAAAAATCCCAAATTACATTCTCCCCAAACATTATTTGgcaaaccaggacaaaaggaaCCCTCAACATACACTtttactacacaaacacacagcaagcaactgtaattattaaaaaaaactaatatgtCCACATTAGAAATACGAACCCATCTCGTAAAGTGTGAGTTTGCTTGATAAATTAGCATTTAACAGTTAGCCGTGTTAGCTCTATGAACTCAAAGCCTAATATTGGGACCTCTGCATTGGACTTCTGTTTATATCTTTCCAATATGCGTGATGTACAAATGCAATGATGGGACAATTTCATGATGtacgttttttcatttttctaataCGTGACAGCAGCACGATGTTTCTAACCGAGACGGTTTAACGTACCTCCGTAAATACACATTTACAGTCATGTATGTTTGTCTCAATAAAGCCATGTGTCGATTATAATAAAGCTATTGTGTGCTTTACGGTGACAACAACGATATTAAATAGTTGGATGGTGAAGATTAAATTAGATTTTCGAAATCATTTGTCTACACTGAACTCACCATCTTGGCGTCGGCTCGCTCAGGGACGAGGAAAAGGAAGAAGGACCCGTAGCTGCCCAACAATATGCCTGTGCCGAGTTCTAGTAGAGGAAGCGCCTGAGCGAAAAGCGGCATGTTCAAATTGTCATACCcataaatcaatttttttaaagaatattgttataatataattattattaacaatacATTCATGGATTTTTTTGAGTAAAATGTCATTAACGTTTTGTAATTATTGAACaatttgattttctttcccTGATCTTTTCGGTTTAAATTAAATCGAATTAGGGTTACCGATTTGTATAAATCTCAATCTCACGCTTGTCTACTACATTATGTGAGCGACGTAAATCGTATGGTAAACCTAAACAACAAATTAACTACTGGATGTCGTAAACGGCATTGAATAT of Triplophysa dalaica isolate WHDGS20190420 chromosome 11, ASM1584641v1, whole genome shotgun sequence contains these proteins:
- the rps24 gene encoding 40S ribosomal protein S24 isoform X2; the protein is MNDTVTVRTRKFMTNRLLQRKQMVCDVLHPGRATVPKTEIREKLAKMYKTTPDVVFVFGFKTQFGGGKTTGFAMVYDSLDYAKKNEPKYRLQRHGLYERKKTSRKQRKERKNRMKKVRGIKKASVGASGKK
- the rps24 gene encoding 40S ribosomal protein S24 isoform X1 translates to MNDTVTVRTRKFMTNRLLQRKQMVCDVLHPGRATVPKTEIREKLAKMYKTTPDVVFVFGFKTQFGGGKTTGFAMVYDSLDYAKKNEPKYRLQRHGLYERKKTSRKQRKERKNRMKKVRGIKKASVGASGKKK